In a single window of the Cydia strobilella chromosome 13, ilCydStro3.1, whole genome shotgun sequence genome:
- the LOC134746599 gene encoding uncharacterized protein LOC134746599, whose protein sequence is MDKENYETYEFMPASGSSTEAEPYQFFVVQDDGTFLINRQVQYVKVQDPQEVVEGEQACTMLDVAPQQFYVDIDTTTEMISVPDQFSIPEGTNNLYANSYLLQPEAEASVNQAKTKVELKPVLQADNSVTETNKPDVLTGNNLTEITLADEQYHILEQKGWILLETNEKVYVLDTLGLHDITNNEKLIQKLKAEDTAPGGTEARVTETEPGLLKIEYPPLSEMVMGQLNCAQNESKVEEASELSLMVDDNIDNKDQIEKSQWEEKPIAEKTDTRNKALVENLYAGVCDNWKDENVLRIRTDFCLKDIPDKIVLGKTKNGKRLVCRVIKPDENIAKETQHSDADMDSISDSIGSTDLGDDKLDSIFRMCFMESTVKYSTEDVAFAEKVIRNLVRLPAVKPAVVNRNVLVTKVLDGIFRMCFTESSVKFSTEDVAFAEKVIRNLVRLPAVKPAVVNRNVLVTKVVVTHEDANLIESLPTLVTGEVVAVDKTWRFVHRPELYATAKDELSQALDNYSGVDHNFLHIHIHEIRLQDIVRTSVTLNKRRLELSSTQHSERIFIPALPLNASTNVEPENTMFGYACGTCAAIFRSENDLNTHRETHKMDTDTDDKLTIDTREENHNKNGILVLADPLNKTKTFACMQCNAKFQRLNNCQRHVKTHMAPVDSENPDDKKRVYKCKICYSFFHHAPTLLKHIMKSHIKVDK, encoded by the exons atggATAAAGAGAACTATGAAACCTACGAATTCATGCCTGCATCTGGAAGCAGTACAGAAGCGGAACCCTATCAGTTCTTTGTTGTGCAAGACGATGGCACGTTCCTTA ttaacaGACAAGTGCAATATGTGAAAGTGCAAGACCCCCAGGAAGTTGTAGAGGGTGAGCAAGCCTGCACCATGCTGGATGTGGCTCCACAGCAGTTCTATGTTGACATTGACACTACTACTGAAATGATCTCTGTACCAg ACCAGTTCAGCATACCAGAAGGAACCAACAACTTGTATGCTAACAGCTACCTTTTGCAACCTGAAGCTGAGGCTTCAGTAAATCAG gcaaaaactAAAGTTGAACTAAAACCAGTCTTGCAAGCGGATAATTCTGTCACTGAAACTAATAAACCGGATGTTTTGACAGGAAATAACTTAACAGAG ATAACTCTGGCAGATGAGCAATATCATATACTAGAACAGAAGGGCTGGATTTTACTAGAAACTAACGAGAAGGTGTATGTCCTAGATACTTTAGGGCTACATGACATAACTAATAACGAAA AACTAATACAAAAGCTGAAAGCAGAAGATACCGCCCCTGGTGGAACTGAAGCCAGGGTAACTGAAACTGAACCCGG cctGCTAAAGATAGAGTATCCGCCACTAAGTGAAATGGTCATGGGGCAACTAAATTGTGCCCAGAATGAAAGTAAAGTAGAAGAAGCGTCAGAATTATCTTTGATGGTggatgataatattgataataaag ATCAAATTGAGAAATCCCAATGGGAAGAGAAACCTATCGCAGAGAAAACAGACACTCGTAATAAAGCTCTGGTGGAAAACCTTTACGCCGGGGTTTGTGACAACTGGAAAGATGAGAATGTTTTACGAATACGCACTGACTTCTGTCTAAAAG ATATTCCAGATAAGATTGTGTTaggaaaaactaaaaatggaaagaGACTGGTTTGCCGGGTCATCAAACCGGACGAAAATATTGCCAAAGAAACCCAACATTCCGATGCGGACATGGATAGCATTTCTGACTCGATTGGTTCTACCGATTTGG GTGACGACAAATTAGACAGCATATTCAGAATGTGCTTCATGGAGAGCACCGTGAAGTACAGCACCGAGGACGTGGCGTTCGCCGAGAAGGTCATCCGGAACCTGGTGCGGCTGCCGGCGGTCAAGCCCGCTGTCGTTAACCGCAACGTGCTGGTTACTAAGGTACTAGACGGCATATTCAGGATGTGCTTTACGGAGAGCTCCGTGAAGTTCAGCACCGAGGACGTGGCGTTCGCCGAGAAGGTCATCCGGAACCTGGTGCGGCTGCCGGCGGTCAAGCCCGCTGTCGTTAACCGCAACGTGCTGGTTACTAAG GTAGTGGTGACACATGAAGATGCAAATCTTATAGAGAGCCTGCCCACGCTAGTGACTGGAGAAGTGGTGGCCGTGGACAAAACTTGGCGATTCGTTCACCGGCCAGAATTATACGCTACTGCGAAAGATG AACTGTCACAAGCACTGGACAACTACTCTGGAGTGGACCACAACTTTCTGCACATTCACATTCACGAGATTCGACTGCAAGACATTGTGCGGACATCGGTAACTTTGAATAAACGAC GCCTGGAACTATCAAGCACGCAGCATTCAGAAAGGATATTCATACCAGCTCTGCCGTTGAACGCCTCCACCAATGTAGAGCCGGAAAACACTATGTTCGGCTACGCTTGCGGGACTTGTGCCGCGATATTCAGATCAGAGAACGACCTCAACACACATCGAGAG ACTCATAAAATGGATACCGATACCGACGACAAATTGACCATAGACACACGAGAAGAAAACCACAACAAAAATGGAATCCTTGTTCTAGCTG ATCCTctcaataaaacaaaaacgttTGCCTGTATGCAATGTAAT
- the LOC134746600 gene encoding enoyl-[acyl-carrier-protein] reductase, mitochondrial isoform X2 gives MSLLPLGYLLLRTTKCYTTRHVPVRNLMSKQLVYQQFGDPLCVVQFREAAIPQLGDLEVLVRMLAAPVNPADINTIQGSHPDLPCLPHVPGDEGVGDIMEIGRKVTYVEPGHRVVLSSRQLGSWRYYGIYNETDVHKVPPNIPLAEASMLTVAPVSAYRLLNDFKQQKLCPGQCIVQNGANSAIGQSVIQICKAMGVNTLNIVANHCGYESVKEHLLSIGATKVYTLEEAEELACCGLSFQRPTLALNCIGGRYEDVMLMLLERCGDMVYYGGAYCLPLNQYMRNDVWFHKFLLSNWDQNTTNVEKEFTYKYIQELIVMGKFRAPMYEPVMLKYYDYALRNTCHCEAFSTLNYVFDFTLI, from the exons ATGTCCCTCCTTCCTCTAGGATACCTTTTATTAAGAACGACAAAATGTTACACGACAAGGCACGTACCGGTGCGAAATTTGATGTCGAAACAGTTAGTCTACCAACAATTTGGAGACCCTCTGTGTGTTGTGCAGTTCCGGGAAGCTGCTATACCACAGCTAGGGGATCTGGAAGTACTCGTCAGAATGCTAGCTGCCCCTGTTAACCCTGCCGATATAAACACCATACAAG gaTCACATCCAGATTTGCCCtgcttgccccatgtgcctggAGATGAAGGTGTTGGTGATATAATGGAAATTGGCCGTAAAGTGACCTACGTAGAGCCGGGCCATAGAGTAGTCCTATCTTCCCGACAGCTAGGATCATGGAGATACTATGGTATTTACAACGAAACTGATGTCCATAAAGTTCCTCCTAACATACCTTTAGCTGAAGCAAGTATGCTTACAGTAGCACCTGTGAGTGCCTACAGATTGCTAAATGACTTCAAGCAACAAAAGCTATGTCCTGGACAATGTATTGTTCAAAATGGTGCTAATAGTGCTATCGGGCAAAGTGTCATACAGATTTGCAAAGCCATGGGAGTTAACACGCTTAATATTGTTGCAAATCACTGTGGGTATGAATCTGTCAAAGAACACTTGTTAAGTATAGGTGCTACAAAAGTTTATACCCTTGAAGAAGCTGAAGAATTGGCATGTTGTGGTTTAAGTTTTCAGCGACCAACATTAGCACTTAATTGTATAGGAGGGAGATATGAAGATGTTATGCTCATGCTTCTCGAACGCTGTGGAGACATGGTATATTATGGAGGAGCTTACTGTCTACCCCTAAACCAATACATGCGCAATGATGTTTGGTTTCACAAATTCTTATTGTCCAATTGGGATCAAAATACAACAAATGTTGAGAAAGaatttacatataaatatatacaagagCTGATAGTAATGGGGAAGTTTAGAGCGCCTATGTATGAACCTGTAATGCTTAAGTATTATGACTATGCTCTCAGGAATACATGTCATTGTGAAGCTTTTTCGACCCTTAATTATGTGTTCGATTTTACATTGATTTAA
- the LOC134746600 gene encoding enoyl-[acyl-carrier-protein] reductase, mitochondrial isoform X1 — MSLLPLGYLLLRTTKCYTTRHVPVRNLMSKQLVYQQFGDPLCVVQFREAAIPQLGDLEVLVRMLAAPVNPADINTIQGKYPVKVDLPSIAGNEGVGIVEDVGKKVEDICPGNKIIVTKPVQGTWRNYATFSKDAVRVVPDNLGLVEAATLTVNPCTAYRMLTDFKPVRDGLVVIQNGANGACGQNVIQLCKAWGLKNIAVVRERPDINDLKKFLEDLGATHVLTEEEIRTTTIFKDKVIAKPTLALNCVGGKSTTDLLRHLEHSGTMVTYGGMSREPVIIPTSAFIFKNLSFFGFWMTKWNEKADKAAKDEMICDIVNLMCDQKLKGPVHKLVKFDNFQEAIGNALSSKGFTGCKYILDFS, encoded by the exons ATGTCCCTCCTTCCTCTAGGATACCTTTTATTAAGAACGACAAAATGTTACACGACAAGGCACGTACCGGTGCGAAATTTGATGTCGAAACAGTTAGTCTACCAACAATTTGGAGACCCTCTGTGTGTTGTGCAGTTCCGGGAAGCTGCTATACCACAGCTAGGGGATCTGGAAGTACTCGTCAGAATGCTAGCTGCCCCTGTTAACCCTGCCGATATAAACACCATACAAG gAAAGTATCCGGTCAAGGTTGATCTGCCATCAATTGCAGGTAACGAAGGTGTGGGAATTGTCGAAGATGTAGGCAAAAAAGTTGAAGATATTTGTCCAGGAAACAAGATTATTGTGACAAAACCAGTTCAGGGAACTTGGAGGAATTACGCCACATTCTCTAAAGATGCAGTCAGAGTCGTCCCAGATAATTTAGGGCTGGTTGAGGCAGCCACACTCACGGTCAATCCCTGCACGGCATACAGAATGCTTACTGATTTTAAACCAGTCAGAGATGGACTGGTTGTTATTCAAAACGGAGCCAATGGGGCTTGTGGACAAAATGTCATCCAACTATGTAAGGCGTGGGGTCTCAAAAATATTGCTGTTGTTAGAGAGAGGCCTGACATAAATGACCTAAAGAAATTTCTAGAAGACCTTGGAGCTACCCATGTCCTCACTGAAGAGGAGATAAGGACCACAACTATATTCAAAGATAAGGTTATTGCAAAACCTACTTTGGCTCTTAATTGTGTGGGTGGAAAGAGTACCACAGACTTGTTAAGGCACTTGGAACATTCTGGTACCATGGTCACCTATGGAGGCATGTCTCGAGAACCTGTCATAATTCCAACTTCTGCATTTATTTTCAAGAACTTATCATTTTTTGGATTTTGGATGACAAAATGGAATGAAAAGGCTGATAAGGCAGCTAAAGACGAAATGATATGTGATATTGTTAATTTGATGTGTGACCAGAAACTGAAAGGTCCAGTTCATAAGCTGGTCAAATTTGACAACTTCCAGGAAGCCATTGGCAATGCCCTATCATCAAAAGGATTCACTGGATGCAAATATATCTTAGACTTTAGTTAG